A window from Streptomyces sp. NBC_00271 encodes these proteins:
- a CDS encoding NADH-quinone oxidoreductase subunit C: MSDANGNGVNPEKDLGASNLPGQRGEGGEEIRVQRGMFGANNGGDTTGYGGLVRSVRLPGPATRPYGGWFDEVADELEGALEEQGLVPDNAIEKTIVDRDELTFHIEREYLVRVAQTLRDDPALRFELCTGVSGVHYPSDKGRELHAVYHLRSITHNRLIRLEVSTPDADPHVPSLVSVYPTNDWHERETYDFFGLIFDGHPALTRIMMPDDWQGHPQRKDYPLGGIPIEYKGAQIPAPDQRRSYS; the protein is encoded by the coding sequence GTGAGTGACGCGAACGGCAACGGGGTGAACCCCGAGAAGGACCTCGGCGCCTCGAACCTCCCCGGCCAGCGCGGCGAGGGCGGCGAGGAGATCCGCGTCCAGCGCGGCATGTTCGGCGCCAACAACGGCGGCGACACCACCGGCTACGGAGGCCTGGTCCGCTCCGTCCGGCTCCCCGGTCCGGCCACCCGCCCCTACGGCGGCTGGTTCGACGAGGTCGCCGACGAGCTGGAAGGCGCCCTGGAGGAACAGGGACTCGTCCCCGACAACGCCATCGAGAAGACGATCGTCGACCGCGACGAGCTCACCTTCCACATCGAACGCGAGTACCTGGTCCGGGTCGCCCAGACCCTCCGCGACGACCCGGCCCTGCGCTTCGAACTGTGCACGGGTGTGAGCGGAGTGCACTACCCCAGCGACAAGGGCCGGGAGCTGCACGCCGTCTACCACCTGCGCTCGATCACCCACAACCGGCTGATCCGCCTCGAAGTCAGCACCCCCGACGCCGACCCGCACGTCCCCTCGCTCGTCTCCGTCTACCCGACGAACGACTGGCACGAGCGCGAGACGTACGACTTCTTCGGCCTGATCTTCGACGGCCACCCGGCACTGACGCGGATCATGATGCCGGACGACTGGCAGGGCCACCCGCAGCGCAAGGACTACCCCCTCGGTGGCATCCCCATCGAGTACAAGGGCGCCCAGATCCCTGCTCCGGACCAGCGGAGGTCGTACTCATGA
- a CDS encoding NuoB/complex I 20 kDa subunit family protein, translating to MGLEEKLPSGFLLTTVEQAAGWVRKASVFPATFGLACCAIEMMTTGAGRYDLARFGMEVFRGSPRQADLMIVAGRVSQKMAPVLRQVYDQMPNPKWVISMGVCASSGGMFNNYAIVQGVDHIVPVDIYLPGCPPRPEMLIDAILKLHQKIQTSKLGVNAEEAAREAEEAALKALPTIEMKGLLR from the coding sequence ATGGGACTCGAAGAAAAGCTGCCGAGCGGATTCCTGCTGACCACCGTCGAGCAGGCCGCGGGCTGGGTGCGTAAGGCGTCCGTCTTCCCCGCCACGTTCGGACTCGCCTGCTGCGCCATCGAGATGATGACGACCGGCGCGGGCCGCTACGACCTCGCGCGCTTCGGCATGGAGGTCTTCCGCGGTTCACCGCGCCAGGCCGACCTCATGATCGTCGCCGGCCGCGTCAGCCAGAAGATGGCGCCGGTGCTGCGGCAGGTCTATGACCAGATGCCCAACCCCAAGTGGGTGATCTCCATGGGGGTCTGTGCCTCATCGGGCGGAATGTTCAACAACTACGCCATTGTGCAGGGCGTCGACCACATCGTCCCGGTCGACATCTATTTGCCCGGCTGTCCGCCGCGGCCCGAGATGCTGATCGACGCGATCCTCAAGCTCCACCAGAAGATCCAGACCTCCAAGCTCGGTGTGAACGCCGAGGAGGCGGCCCGCGAGGCGGAGGAAGCGGCGCTCAAGGCGCTCCCCACCATCGAGATGAAGGGCCTGCTGCGGTGA
- a CDS encoding NADH-quinone oxidoreductase subunit D — protein sequence MSTQTPSSGASAAAARETTEGTVYTVTGGDWDEIAQSAAKSDDERIIVNMGPQHPSTHGVLRLILEIDGETVTEARCGIGYLHTGIEKNLEFRTWTQGTTFVTRMDYLTPFFNETAYCLAVEKLLGIEDQIPDRASIIRVLLMELNRLSSHLVCIATGGMELGATTIMIYGFRDRELILDIYELITGLRMNHAYIRPGGLAQDLPPGAVDQIREFVKKMHKNLPEYDKLATGNPIFKARMQDVGYLDLAGCMALGATGPILRSAGLPHDLRKAQPYCGYETYDFEIPTADTCDSYGRFLIRLEEMRQSLHIVEQCLDRLQPGPVMVADKKIAWPAQLALGPDGLGNSLDHIKKIMGTSMEALIHHFKLVTEGFRVPPGQTYAAVESPKGELGVHAVSDGGTRPYRVHFRDPSFTNLQAMAAMCEGGQVADVIVAVASIDPVMGGVDR from the coding sequence ATGAGCACGCAGACCCCTTCTTCCGGCGCGTCCGCCGCGGCGGCGCGGGAGACGACCGAGGGCACCGTATATACGGTCACCGGTGGCGACTGGGACGAGATCGCCCAGTCCGCGGCGAAGTCCGACGACGAACGCATCATCGTCAACATGGGCCCGCAGCACCCGTCCACCCACGGCGTGCTCCGGCTCATCCTGGAGATCGACGGTGAGACGGTCACCGAGGCCCGCTGCGGCATCGGCTACCTCCACACCGGCATCGAGAAGAACCTCGAGTTCCGCACGTGGACCCAGGGCACCACGTTCGTGACGCGCATGGACTATCTGACGCCGTTCTTCAACGAGACGGCCTACTGCCTCGCCGTCGAGAAGCTCCTCGGCATCGAGGACCAGATCCCCGACCGCGCCTCGATCATCCGCGTCCTGCTGATGGAGCTGAACCGACTCTCCTCCCATCTGGTGTGCATCGCCACCGGAGGCATGGAACTCGGCGCCACCACGATCATGATCTACGGGTTCCGTGATCGCGAACTCATTCTCGACATCTACGAGCTGATCACCGGCCTGCGGATGAACCACGCGTACATCCGCCCCGGCGGACTCGCCCAGGACCTGCCGCCCGGCGCGGTGGACCAGATCCGCGAGTTCGTGAAGAAGATGCACAAGAACCTTCCCGAGTACGACAAGCTCGCCACCGGGAACCCCATCTTCAAGGCACGTATGCAGGACGTCGGCTACCTCGACCTGGCCGGCTGCATGGCCCTCGGCGCCACCGGCCCGATCCTGCGCTCCGCGGGCCTGCCGCACGACCTGCGCAAGGCCCAGCCGTACTGCGGCTACGAGACGTACGACTTCGAGATCCCGACCGCCGACACCTGCGACTCCTACGGGCGCTTCCTGATCCGCCTGGAGGAAATGCGCCAGTCGCTGCACATCGTCGAGCAGTGCCTGGACCGGCTGCAGCCCGGCCCGGTCATGGTCGCCGACAAGAAGATCGCCTGGCCGGCCCAGCTCGCACTGGGCCCCGACGGTCTCGGCAACTCCCTCGACCACATCAAGAAGATCATGGGCACCTCCATGGAGGCCCTGATCCACCACTTCAAGCTGGTGACCGAGGGCTTCCGCGTCCCGCCGGGACAGACGTACGCGGCGGTCGAGTCGCCCAAGGGCGAGCTCGGGGTGCACGCCGTGTCCGACGGAGGCACCCGCCCCTACCGGGTCCACTTCCGCGACCCGTCCTTCACCAATCTGCAGGCCATGGCGGCGATGTGCGAGGGCGGCCAGGTCGCCGACGTCATCGTCGCCGTCGCGTCCATCGACCCCGTGATGGGAGGCGTCGACCGGTGA
- a CDS encoding geranylgeranyl reductase family protein → MTEPQPLSENTADVIVVGAGPAGSTTAYYLAKAGLDVLLLEKTAFPREKVCGDGLTPRATKQLVSMGIDISEEAGWLRNKGLRIIGGGVRLQLDWPDLASYPDYGLVRKRDDFDEQLARQAQKAGARLYERCNVGAPIIDDRTGRITGVHAKLGDAGEKREVTFHAPLVVAADGNSTRLSLAMGLHRREDRPMGVAVRTYFTSPRHEDDYLESWLELWDRRGAEDRLLPGYGWIFGMGDGTSNVGLGVLNTSDSFKELDWREVLKAWCASMPEDWGYTPENMTGPIRGAALPMAFNRQPHYTKGLLLVGDAGGLVNPFNGEGIAYAMESGQIAADVIVQAHARSTPTQRELALQRYPRVLKDTYGGYYTLGRAFVKLIGNPKVMKIAAQRGLTHPLLMKFTLKMLANLTDPTGGDAMDRIINGLSKVAPKS, encoded by the coding sequence GTGACCGAGCCCCAACCCCTCTCCGAAAACACCGCAGATGTGATCGTCGTCGGGGCTGGACCAGCCGGTTCCACGACCGCGTACTACCTGGCGAAGGCCGGACTCGACGTCCTGCTCCTGGAGAAGACCGCGTTCCCGAGGGAGAAGGTCTGCGGTGACGGCCTGACCCCGCGCGCCACCAAGCAGCTTGTTTCCATGGGGATCGACATCTCCGAAGAGGCCGGCTGGCTGCGCAACAAGGGCCTGCGCATCATCGGCGGCGGCGTCCGCCTCCAGCTGGACTGGCCGGATCTCGCCTCGTACCCGGACTACGGACTCGTCCGCAAGCGCGACGACTTCGACGAGCAGCTGGCCCGGCAGGCGCAGAAGGCGGGCGCGCGGCTGTACGAGCGCTGCAACGTCGGCGCCCCCATCATCGACGACCGCACCGGCCGCATCACGGGCGTGCACGCGAAGCTGGGCGACGCGGGGGAGAAGCGCGAGGTCACCTTCCACGCGCCGCTGGTCGTCGCCGCCGACGGCAACTCCACCCGCCTGTCCCTGGCGATGGGCCTGCACCGCCGCGAGGACCGCCCGATGGGTGTCGCGGTCCGTACGTACTTCACGTCCCCGCGCCACGAGGACGACTACCTGGAGTCCTGGCTGGAGCTGTGGGACCGCCGGGGCGCCGAGGACCGTCTGCTGCCCGGCTACGGCTGGATCTTCGGCATGGGCGACGGCACCTCGAACGTCGGCCTCGGCGTGCTCAACACCTCCGACTCCTTCAAGGAGCTGGACTGGCGCGAGGTCCTGAAGGCCTGGTGCGCGTCCATGCCGGAGGACTGGGGCTACACGCCGGAGAACATGACCGGCCCGATCCGCGGTGCCGCCCTCCCCATGGCCTTCAACCGCCAACCGCACTACACCAAGGGTCTGCTGCTGGTCGGCGACGCCGGCGGCCTGGTCAACCCCTTCAACGGCGAGGGCATCGCCTACGCCATGGAGTCGGGCCAGATCGCCGCGGACGTCATCGTGCAGGCCCACGCCCGCTCGACGCCCACCCAGCGAGAACTGGCCCTCCAGCGCTACCCCCGTGTCCTCAAGGACACCTACGGCGGCTACTACACCCTCGGCCGCGCCTTCGTGAAGCTCATCGGCAACCCGAAGGTCATGAAGATCGCGGCCCAGCGCGGCCTGACCCACCCGCTCCTGATGAAGTTCACCCTCAAGATGCTCGCGAACCTCACGGACCCGACCGGCGGCGACGCGATGGACCGCATCATCAACGGCCTCTCGAAGGTGGCGCCGAAGTCCTGA
- a CDS encoding C40 family peptidase translates to MRESLIPVVPMSHTAHIRNHRKPRRNASTLAMRAGVAGGVLSTLAVAGAAGSANAAEPVTQTLELPTLTADLATQLAQSADATQQAAANYELQAERDAAAAKAAKQAKADLADAKKKAEAKKKAEDARKAAAAQAASRSSTRTVLSSSAGSSGSSSSSVSAPASGSVATVIAFLKAQVGDAYVMGGTGPNAWDCSGLVQAAFRQVGVDLPRVSQDQSTSGTPVSLSNIQVGDILYWGSAGSAYHVGVYIGNGQYLDAANPSKGVVIQNLSGYPATGAVRVL, encoded by the coding sequence ATGAGGGAGTCCCTGATACCGGTTGTACCCATGTCCCACACCGCTCACATACGCAACCACCGGAAGCCCCGCCGCAACGCTTCGACGCTAGCGATGCGCGCCGGAGTTGCCGGTGGTGTTCTCAGCACCTTGGCCGTGGCCGGTGCGGCTGGTTCGGCGAACGCTGCCGAGCCCGTTACTCAGACCCTCGAACTGCCCACCCTGACGGCCGACCTGGCCACTCAGTTGGCGCAGTCCGCGGACGCCACGCAGCAGGCAGCCGCGAACTACGAGCTGCAGGCCGAGCGCGACGCGGCCGCCGCAAAGGCCGCGAAGCAGGCCAAGGCGGACCTCGCGGACGCCAAGAAGAAGGCCGAGGCCAAGAAGAAGGCCGAGGACGCGCGAAAGGCCGCGGCCGCCCAGGCCGCCTCCCGGTCGTCCACGCGGACCGTCCTGTCCAGCTCCGCGGGCTCCTCGGGCTCCTCGAGTTCGTCCGTCTCCGCCCCGGCCAGCGGCAGTGTCGCCACCGTCATCGCCTTCCTCAAGGCTCAGGTCGGCGACGCCTACGTGATGGGCGGTACGGGCCCCAACGCGTGGGACTGCTCCGGCCTCGTGCAGGCGGCGTTCCGGCAGGTCGGTGTCGACCTGCCGCGCGTCTCGCAGGACCAGTCGACGTCCGGTACGCCGGTCTCGCTGTCCAACATCCAGGTCGGCGACATCCTGTACTGGGGTTCGGCCGGTTCGGCGTACCACGTGGGTGTGTACATCGGTAACGGCCAGTACCTGGACGCGGCCAACCCCTCCAAGGGTGTGGTGATTCAGAACCTTTCGGGCTACCCGGCCACGGGCGCGGTGCGCGTTCTCTGA
- the nuoF gene encoding NADH-quinone oxidoreductase subunit NuoF, whose translation MMTLAPEIDETSPEKLLAPVLSAFWDEEKSWSLDVYRRHEGYEGLRKALAMSPDDLIAYVKDSGLRGRGGAGFPTGMKWQFIPQGDGKPHYLVVNADESEPGTCKDIPLLFANPHSLIEGIVIACYAIRSSHAFIYLRGEVVPVLRRLHEAVREAYAAGYLGENILGSGLDLKLTVHAGAGAYICGEETALLDSLEGRRGQPRLRPPFPAVAGLYACPTVVNNVESIASVPAILRKGKEWFRSMGSEKSPGFTLYSLSGHVASPGQYEAPLGITLRQLLEMSGGMRPGHRLKFWTPGGSSTPMFTDEHLDVPLDYEGVGAAGSMLGTKALQCFDETTCVVRAVTRWTEFYAHESCGKCTPCREGTYWLVQLLRDIEAGKGVMSDLDKLNDIADNINGKSFCALGDGAASPIFSSLKYFREEYEEHITGRGCPFDPAKSTAWADRTEVNA comes from the coding sequence GTGATGACGTTGGCACCCGAGATCGACGAGACCAGCCCGGAGAAGCTGCTCGCACCCGTGCTGTCGGCCTTCTGGGACGAGGAGAAGTCCTGGTCGCTGGACGTCTACCGGAGGCACGAGGGGTACGAGGGGCTGCGCAAGGCGCTGGCCATGTCGCCGGACGACCTGATCGCGTACGTCAAGGACTCCGGTCTGCGCGGCCGGGGCGGCGCGGGATTCCCCACCGGAATGAAGTGGCAGTTCATTCCTCAGGGCGATGGCAAACCTCACTATCTAGTTGTCAACGCCGACGAATCGGAACCGGGAACCTGCAAGGACATCCCGCTCCTCTTCGCGAACCCGCACAGCCTCATCGAGGGCATTGTGATCGCGTGTTATGCCATCCGGTCTTCGCATGCGTTCATCTATCTCCGCGGTGAAGTCGTCCCCGTGTTGCGGCGGTTGCACGAGGCCGTTCGAGAGGCCTACGCGGCGGGCTACCTGGGCGAGAACATCCTCGGCAGCGGACTCGACCTCAAACTCACCGTGCACGCGGGCGCGGGCGCGTACATCTGCGGTGAGGAGACCGCACTGCTCGACTCGCTCGAAGGCCGCCGTGGTCAACCGCGGCTCCGTCCCCCCTTCCCAGCCGTCGCGGGCCTCTACGCGTGCCCGACTGTGGTGAATAACGTCGAGTCGATCGCGTCAGTTCCCGCAATCCTCCGAAAAGGCAAGGAATGGTTCAGGTCGATGGGCAGCGAGAAGTCCCCGGGCTTCACGCTGTACTCGCTCAGCGGCCACGTCGCCAGCCCCGGCCAGTACGAGGCTCCGCTCGGCATCACACTCCGTCAACTCCTCGAGATGAGTGGCGGGATGCGCCCCGGCCACCGATTGAAGTTCTGGACGCCGGGCGGCTCCTCGACCCCGATGTTCACCGACGAGCACCTCGACGTCCCTCTTGATTACGAAGGAGTGGGTGCCGCGGGTTCCATGCTCGGCACAAAAGCACTCCAGTGTTTCGACGAGACGACCTGCGTCGTGCGGGCGGTCACCCGGTGGACCGAGTTCTACGCCCACGAGTCCTGCGGCAAGTGCACACCCTGCCGCGAAGGGACGTACTGGCTCGTGCAGTTGCTGCGCGACATCGAGGCCGGCAAGGGAGTCATGTCGGACCTCGACAAGCTCAACGACATCGCCGACAACATCAACGGCAAGTCGTTCTGCGCCCTCGGCGACGGCGCCGCCTCGCCGATCTTCTCCTCGCTCAAGTACTTCCGCGAGGAGTACGAGGAGCACATCACGGGCCGCGGCTGCCCCTTTGACCCGGCCAAGTCCACGGCTTGGGCCGACCGCACGGAGGTGAACGCATGA
- a CDS encoding GNAT family N-acetyltransferase, with protein MNRALPDVRLRVPTDEDAFAWHRIFADPEVMEFHGGKAAELSVYEELTARQRRHDAELGFCLWTMVGPEDEVLGFTGAQPWPREWGPKGEIEIGWRLGRAHWGKGYVTAAALTTLERVRAAGVSDVVAVVRQGNERSIAVTRRVGMELAEVFTHPATAEPAHCYRLAL; from the coding sequence GTGAACCGAGCTCTCCCCGACGTACGGCTGCGTGTCCCCACCGACGAGGACGCGTTCGCCTGGCACCGGATCTTCGCCGACCCCGAGGTCATGGAGTTCCACGGTGGGAAGGCGGCCGAACTGTCCGTGTACGAGGAGCTCACCGCGCGGCAGCGCCGGCACGACGCCGAACTGGGTTTCTGTCTGTGGACCATGGTCGGCCCGGAGGACGAGGTGCTGGGCTTCACCGGGGCGCAGCCGTGGCCGCGCGAGTGGGGACCGAAGGGCGAGATCGAGATCGGGTGGCGGCTCGGCAGGGCGCATTGGGGCAAGGGGTACGTCACCGCCGCCGCGCTCACCACTCTGGAGCGGGTGCGCGCGGCGGGCGTCTCGGATGTCGTCGCCGTGGTCAGACAGGGCAACGAGCGCTCCATCGCCGTGACCCGACGCGTCGGCATGGAACTGGCCGAGGTCTTCACCCATCCCGCGACGGCCGAGCCCGCGCACTGCTACCGCCTCGCCCTCTGA
- a CDS encoding demethylmenaquinone methyltransferase — MTRASLDKQPHEVASMFDDVAERYDLTNDVLSLGQDRVWRKEVAKAVDARPAQKILDLAAGTATSSLPFARTGAYVVPCDFSLGMLRVGKKNHPWLPLTAGDATKLPFKDDTFDAVTISFGLRNVQETDTALSELYRVTKPGGRVVICEFSHPTWAPFRTVYTEYLMRALPPVARAVSSNPDAYVYLAESIRAWPNQPELAEKLRKAGWSKVAWRNLTGGVVALHRGFKAA; from the coding sequence GTGACCCGCGCATCCCTGGACAAGCAGCCGCACGAAGTCGCCTCGATGTTCGACGACGTGGCGGAACGGTACGACCTGACGAACGACGTGCTGTCGCTCGGCCAGGACCGGGTGTGGCGCAAGGAGGTCGCGAAGGCGGTCGACGCGCGCCCCGCGCAGAAGATCCTCGACCTGGCGGCCGGTACGGCGACCTCGTCGCTCCCCTTCGCCCGCACCGGCGCGTACGTCGTGCCCTGCGACTTCTCCCTCGGCATGCTCCGGGTCGGCAAGAAGAACCACCCCTGGCTGCCGCTGACCGCGGGCGACGCGACGAAGCTGCCCTTCAAGGACGACACCTTCGACGCGGTGACGATCTCCTTCGGCCTGCGCAACGTCCAGGAGACCGACACGGCGCTGAGCGAGCTGTACCGGGTGACCAAGCCCGGCGGCCGGGTCGTGATCTGCGAGTTCTCGCACCCCACCTGGGCGCCGTTCCGCACGGTCTACACCGAGTACCTGATGCGCGCGCTGCCGCCGGTCGCCCGTGCCGTGTCCTCCAACCCCGACGCGTACGTCTATCTCGCCGAGTCCATCCGCGCCTGGCCGAACCAGCCCGAGCTCGCCGAGAAGCTGCGCAAGGCAGGCTGGTCGAAGGTGGCCTGGCGGAACCTGACGGGCGGCGTGGTGGCCCTGCACCGAGGCTTCAAAGCCGCCTGA
- a CDS encoding NADH-quinone oxidoreductase subunit A, which translates to MNAYAPILVLGALGAGFAIFSVVMATLIGPKRYNRAKLEAYECGIEPTPTPAGGGRFPIKYYLTAMLFIVFDIEIVFLYPWAVTFDALGVFGLVEMLLFVLTVFVAYAYVWRRGGLEWD; encoded by the coding sequence GTGAACGCGTATGCGCCGATCCTCGTACTGGGAGCCCTCGGGGCAGGCTTTGCGATCTTCTCCGTGGTCATGGCCACGCTTATCGGTCCAAAGCGATACAACCGGGCCAAGCTCGAGGCCTACGAGTGCGGTATCGAGCCGACCCCCACGCCGGCCGGCGGCGGGCGCTTCCCCATCAAGTACTACCTGACGGCGATGCTCTTCATCGTCTTCGACATCGAGATCGTCTTCCTCTACCCCTGGGCCGTCACCTTCGACGCCCTGGGTGTTTTCGGGCTCGTGGAGATGCTGCTCTTCGTGCTCACCGTCTTCGTCGCGTACGCGTACGTATGGCGGCGCGGCGGCCTGGAATGGGACTGA
- the nuoE gene encoding NADH-quinone oxidoreductase subunit NuoE, which yields MPQLPAPDYPDDVRARLEADAREIVARYPDSRSALLPLLHLVQSEEGHVTRTGQRFCADVLNLTTAEVTAVATFYSMYRRKPSGDYQVGVCTNTLCAVMGGDAIFEALQDHLGVGNGETTDDGKVTLEHIECNAACDFAPVVMVNWEFFDNQTVASAKRLVDDLRTGAQVAPTRGAPLCTFKDTARILAGFPDEREGAVEAGGSAGPASLIGLRLAKGESVHARVVHPRGGRAPQDQPPAEHLSSHDAPQETSASDPSHPAGPAAEEGE from the coding sequence ATGCCCCAACTGCCCGCGCCCGACTATCCGGACGACGTCCGAGCCCGGCTCGAGGCGGACGCGCGCGAGATCGTCGCCCGCTACCCGGACTCCCGTTCGGCGCTCCTTCCGCTGCTGCATCTCGTGCAGTCGGAGGAGGGCCATGTCACGCGCACGGGGCAGCGGTTCTGCGCGGACGTACTGAACCTGACCACGGCCGAGGTCACCGCTGTCGCGACCTTCTACTCGATGTACCGGCGCAAGCCGAGCGGTGACTACCAGGTGGGTGTGTGCACCAACACCCTGTGCGCGGTCATGGGCGGCGACGCGATCTTCGAGGCCCTGCAGGACCACCTGGGCGTCGGCAACGGCGAGACCACCGACGACGGCAAGGTCACGCTGGAGCACATCGAGTGCAACGCGGCCTGCGACTTCGCACCGGTCGTGATGGTCAACTGGGAGTTCTTCGACAACCAGACCGTGGCCTCCGCGAAGCGCCTCGTGGACGACCTGCGCACGGGAGCACAGGTCGCACCCACCCGCGGCGCCCCCTTGTGCACCTTCAAGGACACCGCGCGGATCCTGGCGGGCTTCCCCGACGAGCGCGAGGGAGCCGTGGAGGCGGGCGGCAGCGCGGGCCCCGCCTCACTGATCGGTCTCCGCCTGGCCAAGGGGGAGAGCGTGCACGCGCGCGTGGTCCACCCACGAGGCGGCCGGGCACCGCAGGACCAGCCGCCGGCCGAGCACCTGAGCTCGCACGACGCGCCGCAGGAGACATCGGCCTCCGATCCGTCGCACCCGGCAGGTCCCGCAGCCGAGGAGGGGGAGTGA
- a CDS encoding acyltransferase has translation MSWGSEQQRYQGYEGYQGQQEYQGQQEYQGQQGQQGYDYGYGQQPDPYGQGRQPQIPQQYGYGQGYVDHGQVYVTETAPVPVIEPEPAADAAVPTEPSPDAGEPESPAADPAPKAKRTGRDRYFDALRAVALVRVVAYHTFGWAWAGLVFPSMGVMFALAGSLMAKSLERPALKVVKSRMRRLLPPFWFWSFFVVVAMLIHDWMPGWQIVFWIVPVGDPPGNQWGIQAWEILWYLRTYLWFVLMSPLLLKVFRKAPLPVLLLSLAPILVFQYAWQPPSNRFGSGLTDFATFLFCWLVGFAHREGVLQRLKPALVILASLALLAYGGWYTFAHQAEFGTYDLDEVVPVAQTFWSAGFVTLLMYFKAYYDVDFAWLARFKRLDRIVTIFNGRAVTIYLWHEIALVLTVPLIDQFWKVPAFEKWLPLESQWFMFGIGWVLIWVAIPLVGWVEDVAAKKKPKLLP, from the coding sequence ATGAGCTGGGGCTCGGAACAACAGCGGTACCAGGGATATGAGGGGTACCAAGGCCAGCAGGAGTACCAGGGCCAGCAGGAGTACCAGGGCCAGCAGGGCCAGCAGGGATATGACTATGGGTACGGGCAGCAGCCCGATCCCTACGGCCAGGGTCGGCAGCCTCAGATCCCCCAGCAGTACGGCTACGGCCAGGGGTACGTCGACCATGGCCAGGTGTACGTCACCGAGACGGCGCCCGTGCCGGTGATCGAGCCGGAGCCCGCGGCGGACGCAGCCGTCCCGACCGAGCCCAGCCCTGACGCCGGGGAGCCCGAAAGCCCCGCCGCCGACCCGGCGCCGAAGGCCAAACGCACCGGACGCGACCGCTACTTCGACGCGCTGCGCGCCGTCGCGCTGGTCCGTGTCGTGGCGTACCACACCTTCGGCTGGGCCTGGGCCGGCCTCGTCTTCCCGTCGATGGGCGTGATGTTCGCGCTCGCCGGCTCGCTGATGGCCAAGTCCCTGGAACGCCCCGCGCTCAAGGTGGTCAAGAGCCGGATGCGACGGCTGCTGCCGCCCTTCTGGTTCTGGAGCTTCTTCGTCGTGGTGGCGATGCTGATCCACGACTGGATGCCGGGCTGGCAGATCGTCTTCTGGATCGTGCCGGTCGGCGACCCGCCGGGCAACCAGTGGGGCATCCAGGCCTGGGAGATCCTCTGGTACCTGCGGACGTACCTCTGGTTCGTCCTGATGTCCCCGCTGCTCCTCAAGGTCTTCCGCAAGGCCCCCCTCCCGGTCCTGCTCCTCTCCCTCGCCCCGATCCTGGTCTTCCAGTACGCCTGGCAGCCTCCGTCCAACCGCTTCGGCAGCGGCCTGACGGACTTCGCCACCTTCCTGTTCTGCTGGCTGGTCGGCTTCGCGCACCGCGAGGGCGTGCTCCAGCGGCTCAAGCCCGCCCTGGTGATCCTGGCGTCGCTCGCCCTCCTGGCGTACGGCGGCTGGTACACCTTCGCGCACCAGGCGGAGTTCGGTACGTACGACCTGGACGAGGTGGTCCCCGTCGCGCAGACCTTCTGGTCGGCCGGCTTCGTGACGCTGCTGATGTACTTCAAGGCGTACTACGACGTCGACTTCGCCTGGCTCGCCCGCTTCAAGCGGCTCGACCGGATCGTGACGATCTTCAACGGCCGGGCGGTGACGATCTACCTCTGGCACGAGATCGCCCTCGTGCTCACGGTCCCGCTGATCGACCAGTTCTGGAAGGTGCCCGCCTTCGAGAAGTGGCTGCCGCTGGAGAGCCAGTGGTTCATGTTCGGCATCGGCTGGGTGCTGATCTGGGTCGCCATCCCGCTGGTCGGCTGGGTCGAGGACGTGGCCGCCAAGAAGAAGCCGAAGCTGCTCCCCTGA
- a CDS encoding PASTA domain-containing protein has product MRITPETPEVRVPRLIGLMAVDARETAEARGVLLVAPDRPDFHLTVVDYVVRQFPPPGSEVPRGAVVTVWFDLGDAEGGSGVREPRLPRPPSGGMRRELDEPGNSFEVLR; this is encoded by the coding sequence GTGCGTATAACACCCGAGACACCCGAAGTGCGCGTGCCGCGGCTCATCGGCCTGATGGCCGTGGACGCACGTGAGACGGCCGAGGCGCGAGGTGTGCTGCTCGTCGCGCCCGACCGGCCCGACTTCCATCTCACGGTCGTCGACTACGTCGTACGCCAGTTTCCACCGCCCGGCTCCGAGGTACCGCGCGGGGCCGTGGTCACCGTGTGGTTCGACCTCGGTGACGCGGAGGGCGGCTCGGGAGTGCGCGAGCCGCGCCTGCCTCGTCCGCCGTCGGGCGGAATGCGCCGCGAGCTCGACGAGCCCGGAAATTCCTTCGAGGTGCTCAGGTGA